CAAAAGGAATAATGAACTCAAGGTTATGGGAGTGAAATCTATGGATAGTAATATAAAGAATTATTTAAATAACCAAATGATACGTATTCCTGGTGGTGTGGAATATTTGAGGAATTATCGCGATGAACAGAAATGGATTAGTTCAGATTCTAAAATGAGCATACCTGGACAAAAGGGAAATTTGACAGAAATTAAAAGAAAATTTGAAATTAAGCCTTTTCTTCTTGCTAAATATCCAGTTACAAAAAGCTTATATGAAGTAATCTTTCATAAGGTACAAGATAATATAGAGGTGAATTATACACCAATTGTGAATGTATCTTGGTACGATGCTATTTCATTCTGCAATCTACTTTCAAAGGAATGTGGATTGAATGAATGTTATACTTTTGAACTAAATGGCAGTAATGTGTTTTGTGATTGGAATGCCGATGGATATAGGTTGCCGACAGATGCAGAATGGCAGTATGCTTGTAAATCTACATCAACAGGTTATAGGTATGGAGAGATAGAGGACATTGCTTGGTATTGTGAGAATTCGGAAGGCAGGATTCATGAGGTGGGTAAAAAAGAGCCTAATAATTGGGGATTATACGATATGTTAGGAAACACATGGGAATGGTGCT
The DNA window shown above is from Clostridium beijerinckii and carries:
- a CDS encoding cytoplasmic protein, translated to MDSNIKNYLNNQMIRIPGGVEYLRNYRDEQKWISSDSKMSIPGQKGNLTEIKRKFEIKPFLLAKYPVTKSLYEVIFHKVQDNIEVNYTPIVNVSWYDAISFCNLLSKECGLNECYTFELNGSNVFCDWNADGYRLPTDAEWQYACKSTSTGYRYGEIEDIAWYCENSEGRIHEVGKKEPNNWGLYDMLGNTWEWCWDLYDEKTYGQYRIFRGGSWAEQARGCGATCRRRGHPSFGIDDLGFRLAKSF